Genomic DNA from Accipiter gentilis chromosome 9, bAccGen1.1, whole genome shotgun sequence:
ATatggtggggagaagggaagtCTTAAGACACtaagagtgagaaacagcagctcTTGGCAACAGGATTAGGTGGGCTTTTTGCCGGACAGCCTTGGCTGTTActgacttttttctgtattttaaatgctttgaggCTGGTGGTAGACTTCATGTAATTAGGCAAGTGGTAGCACTCAATCTTAGTCAAGTTCTCTCTAATAACCTGTAATTGAATATTAATCTAGGCCACctagaaaattcctctgcatgtGACTGATGACTGAGGAGATCAAAATCAGGAAGGAAAATGAGACTTCCCTAACAATGCAATGCTACTGAAATGCTTTAAAGGGGATTGCTGGAAGAATGGCTGAGGAACAAATGACATCATTGCATCTGTTCTGCACGGTTCCATAACTATGCTCTGTTCCTAGGGAGGAGCCAGAAGAGGTGCACTCTTGACAGATAATAACCTGCTTTCTTACTACTTTGAAGATGGTAAAACCTTGTATGAAGTTTTCCAGAGAGGACTGCATGCTTCTGGTAAGCTTTGCATCTGCTAGTTAGTACTTGCCTATcacaagtaaataaaattattccaAGCTCTTTTGCCTTGCCTTTTGTCTGTAGTAATAGTTCAGGCTAGCAAAAGCTTTCCTAGCTTTCTGTGGGGTGGATACAAAGTGACCATATTTATTATTtatccccacacacacacacacacatacacacacactgatTTAGAAGTAGTCTTAGTTGGCAGACTGGGCAGGAACAAACATCTGAAATGTAAGATGGTGGAGTTCAGTGAAGAGTCAGCAGATACCAAGCATCAGAGAGACTTGGGGGGGAAACACCTCTACTTTGCCTTATGATGTGGGGTTTAGTGTAAAATTACTGTCTGCTTACAACAGGAATGAATTTCTACACATGTGGCTTCAGGGGTCCCATGAATGTGGGCTATATGTGATAGCTTGCAAGCAATTTCAGTCTCCTGTGGgttgtgaaatggaaaaatatcatCAGATCTTGGAAGTATTGCTTGTAAGGATAAAGCCAACAGTCTTACAGTCTTGGTTTGGTCAGAGTGCTTAACTATGGACACTGTGCATTTGCATGGTCCATGCAGTTAGCTGGatgactgaaaatatttcctACTTAAAGTGTTGCATTGAAGTGCTACACAACTTCAGTACCGAGCTTTACAATTGCTTTTCTGAACTCTTCCATTAGGAAATGGCAACTGTTTAGGCTACAGGAAACCCAACCAACCTTATCAGTGGCTGACATATAAACAGGTGAGTATTGTACATGACAAATGATTTAAATTGGGATACTGTCTTGTAACACTAAAGTGGGGGAAAACTGTTTTACAGGTTTTGGACAGAGCTCAATACCTGGGATCAGGGCTTCTGCAGAAAGGATGCAAACAATCATCAAACCAGTTTATTGGCATTTTTGCTCAGAATAGGCCAGAGGTAAGCAACAAATTGAATATTCTTTCCCTGAATATTCTGACaccctggggagagaggaaggtcTGTATTTAAATAGCTTGAGGCCACATGGGGAACAATCACAActggcttttccttttccagttccCTTATTACTGACTGAGCACATAGCATTCCAGGCATGCAATACAATGATTTCGAACTCTCACTACTCTAAGAATCTCATGGACATGCTCCCTGCACATCCCCCACTACTAATGTGTGCATGGGCTAGTCAAACTGTATGAAATCTGTAGGTAATCCCGTCTTGTGAGCTGCTAGTTTTCCTCAGCTGTaccatttttctctcttcagtggaTCATTTCAGAGTATGCCTGCTACACTTACTCAATGGTTGCTGTTCCACTCTATGACACTCTGGGGCCAGAGGCCATTATATATATTGTTAACAAAGGTAACTATTGACTTCCATTATTTCATAATGATTTTTCTAAGAAGCTTTCTTTTGAGAAGGCTGAAGTTCAAGGGAATTTGATGCAAAAATCAGAGTAGCTTTAACATTACTGCTTTTATACTTTTAGAGACAATTTTGGCAAATTAAGCTGCTTTGCAAGGAACATGGTTCAAAGCCTAGAAGAAGCCAGTGGGCTTCCTATGTCTCCTAGGGTCTTGAGTGCAAGTCCACTGAAGACCTGCTAGATCTTGTGGACCATCTTGCAGAGTGCTCAACTATTTGCTATTTGAGGTTTTGCAATCTTGAACTCCCACACTGCCAAACAATCAGACAATGTAGACAGGCTTGCATGCAGATTAAGACTAGATGTGTGTCTCTGATTTAAAGTTGCAGGATGTAAAGAGTGGAGGAAGGAGGGGTAAAGATATGCTTTAATCTGTTCAATCTATCCGGTTAGGGCCCGTTGTTCTACAGAAGCAACAACTATCATGCCATCATGGAAGAAACTGGTGAGGAAGCTTGAATAAATCTTCAAACTTTCTTCCCCCAGTCTTAGGAGagatatggggggaaaaaaatatccactGTTGTCACAATGATCTGGGATCCAACCCATAAATAGGATTTGCCAAGCAAAATCACTTTAACAGTTATGCTGGTGAACCTTGCAAACAGGTCTTGCCTTGGGACTCCACAGCTGTGACTTACTAGGCTAACAGGGAAGCAGCATGTTCAGGCAAATCCAATTCCTCTGCCAACTTCAGGGGAAATGCTTTTGTAATTGCATAAAACCCTTGCACATGCAGGGAAGCTGAGGCATTAACTCAATACTTTTAGCTACCTCTTTGAAACAGGTCcaaatttctttatatttaagGAAGATGGCTAAACCTAAACAATCAGTGAGGACAATTCTGAGCTTTTATGGCAATACCAAAAGTTTAAATGCTTATCTTTACTGTGACTGAAGGTATTTGTCTTCAATTCCTTGGCATTTGCCCTCACTTTGTATAGCTAGAAACTCAAGTTTGCCCAATCACTTGGCCATGGTAGAAGGAACCTTCTTAGCATTGTAAGCCAGCCACTGAATTCATATGAACAAATGCAAGTGGTTTCAGAACAAACCAATGCCGTGTTCTAAATGTATGTGCTACTGAGCTGTCACTCACTAGCCTCACGTCTTCTAAAAAGACTtctgaaatgtaatttcttttctgtagctGACATAAGCATAGTGATCTGTGATAAGCCCGAGAAGGCACAGATCTTGCTTGAGaactgtgagaaagaaaagacCCCATGTCTGAAGACTATCATTCTCATGGATCTTTTTGATAAAGAGCTCAAGGACAGAGGAGCTAAAGTGGGAGTTGAAATTCTAGCACTGCAGGAGGTTGAGGTAGGTGACTAAAGGCTTCTGCTTGATCTTGCAGAGGAATACCTTGCCAGCTAGACATCTGGACCTTCTCTGGCAACAATGGCACTTAATGTAAGCATTATCCAGTTGTCACACCTGTACCTGAGATCTTGATGAGCAGTCATTTTGACACTTGATATATTCAGCAAAAAGGGACTTGCAGAGTTCAAACCACTAACTGAAATTGTGTCCGTGTGTTGTGGACAGTCAGTCTGCATTAAACTGAAGACTTCCTTAGCTTAATTCATGGTGCAGTTGTAACAGGATTTATCATGCTTCCAAGCTGGCAGTTGAGTCTAATTGAAACTGTAAGTGCAGATTACTGGCTGCTTTGATATCCCAACACTAGGCTTAATCTCCCAGATATGATGCATAAATGTGAAGTGTAAGAGATGTGGCCTACACCAGATAAAGTATCTCCACTCTCAGGACTTCCAAATTCCTTAAGTAGTTCTGATCACTTTCTACATACTCAGATTCATGCTTTCTACAACCCCAGGAGTCAGCTTTTCCAAGCTGTGTGTATTAAATTCAGGAAGACCCGCATCTCTCTCTGAGACAGTATCAAGAGGCAAAGTAAAAACAAGTGTTGCATTTGAAATGCAATTACCTATTCATCTACTGTTATTGCACATCTTTCTGTTGCAATTGTtaagctgtgttttctctctaACACAGGAGCTGGGAAGAAACAACATCAGAGAACCAGTTGTAAGTATCTCTGGAACAGTTATAAACTTGCAAAACTAGTCTCTGAAAAGACCTCTTGCCATGCTGCTAGTAGAGGAGGctggcaggattttttttgtatcttGTCTTGCTGTTTCCAAACAGAATTCCTGGTTCATACCACTTTAGGAAGTCTGTGTAAATACTGATAAGCAACACAATCCTTAGACTGTTGACCTTATGTAGCTTCTTCCCTCTAGCCTCCTAAGCCTGAAGATCTTTGCGTTGTGTGTTTTACCAGTGGAACCACAGGTAAGAGACTATATAGTGATGCTTCCCTACTAAAACAATTTCcctgtgctgaaaaaaatagctttccagcacaaaaaaaaggaagtgctAACAACAGAAGTAAAACAGTATATTAGAATAGTGTCAAGCCACTACTGCAGTTTTACTTGGGATGTTATCACTACAAGTCAAGTACAATAAGACAAAGCTTCTTAGAGGTGGGGGGAAGAATAGCCAAATTGGTGTTGTCTTACCCtatgaaaaaaagtcttaatgTTAAAAAGATTGGTTGTTTAACTGTGTCTGTATTCTGATCCACAGGGGCTAGCGAAACATCTTGTTTCAGCATTCTCTATGCTACTCCTAATTACTCTGCTGTTTCAGTAGATGTTTCCTTTATATAATATTCATAGATGAAAGCACTCAAGATGAGGCATATTTGTGATCTCTTAAGACAATGCATACTATGACTGAGCCTAATACCAAGATAGTTCAAACTGAGCCAAACAAGACATGGAAAACTGACAGCAGAAGCAGTCAGAGCCACAGCTGACTTTACTTGATCTCTCCAAAGGTAACCCTAAAGGAGCCATGCTGACACATCAAAATGTTGTTGCAAATGCTGCTGCCTTCCTTAGAAGCACAGAGGTAAGCTACTGCTAATGGTGATCATTAGGCTATGTCACTTAGTCATGAAACTAGCTTTAACGTAGGCATTTTCTGCAAACCATTCACTCCCAGCAAACTCATCCTTTCGCAAATGCCCATATTTCAATGGGACAATAGTATGGCAAGAAACTTGGTTTAACCTTGAACAAGAACTTCTACAGAGAAGTTATTCTAGAATGAGCGAGTCCTAAATGCCCAGAGTACTAAACTACCCTATTTCAAGTCTTGTTAGAACATAAAACTAATCTTGATCCAGTATGGCTGAGTTACAGCTGCAAATTTTGAAGAGGTGATGGATAAGCCTGAGTTACTTCAGTAATTTGAAGTTTCTGTTTCAAAGAACTCAAACTGATCCAAACTTTATTCACTTCCTACTTAAGAGTAACTCAAGCAGGCATAGGGGGTGCTAACTTCTATTTCTTTCCCCTCTAGAACACAGTTGAGTGTACAAGTTCAGATATCACCATGTCCTATCTTCCCTTGGCTCACATGTTTGAGAGAGTTGTACAGGTACGTACAGATGTATGCATCTGAGCTTCTATAAATCACATTATAGTAAAAGGTATGATAACATTCTGTATTTCCTCAAAGGCTATTCACACAGGAACTTTCCTACCACTGGGCACTGAAAATCATGTTGCTTTCCATAGACAAATAATTATGGGTAATGAAGCTAAGAATTATCCTTGACTAAGCTTAGTCTGGTCAATTTTTAGACTGTGGTCTACAGCTGTGGAGCAAAAGTAGGCTTCTTCCAAGGAGACATCAAGCTGCTAACAGATGACATGAAAACCTTGAAGCCAACGCTATTTCCAGTTGTACCAAGACTGCTCAATAGAATATATGACAAGGTATGTGAGCAATTTTAGCTAAATCATCTTTGTCTATATTTAAGCATGCATACAAGTTTAAATTAATATTGAATGCATCAGGACATCACCACTAGTTAACTACTCCTTagcagaaagaattttttaaaatcctttctgagGAGATAAAGAGTCCTGGGACCTGGAGTAGAAGAACAGTGTATCCAGTCATGACTGGGCTAAGTCTGTTGCGGTTCAGAGACAAAAAGTTTGTTTACTTTTGGAATGCAAATGAAGCAAGTGCAAAGCTAAAAGAATCCATATCCCTCAAAGCTATGGCTGAAGTATGTCAACAGTAACACAAATTAGTATTACCCCCTGCTTCGTATCCTAGACCATGGCAGAAGTGAAGACAGACCCTAGAACATCACAGTAAGATATGGTGCCTCCTGACAAAGCAAGAACTGGAGGGACAGATGTGAGTTATTGACACTTTTTCCTTGCAGATACAAAGTGGTGCAAAGAGCCCAGTGAAACGTTGCCTGTTAAACTTTGCTGTGATTATGAAGATGGCTGAAATAAAACAGGGCATAATTCGAAATGACAGCATTTGGGATCAGCTAATCTTCAAAAAAGTTCAGGTAAGTTATTCCAAGTGTAGGTAAGCTGAGCAATGTAGTATTGGGAGAATCTGATGGCTCCTGTTTCACTTGCAGGAAACCATGGGTGGAAGAGTGCGTATAATGGTGACAGGTGCAGCCCCTATATCTCCTTCTGTACTGACATTTCTTAGAGCAGCATTAGGCTGTCAGGTAAgctgagttttttttctttaagtaagaCCTGATTATGTCTAGATAAGTGACCAATGATAAGCTGTGGTCCAGCCCAGCTTGTTCCTGGGGAGATTGCTGTCAGTCTTCAGTATTTACAGGCTACTTGATCTGAGTTAACTGAAACAGGAACAAAATTCTGCAGGGCTGGCTTCAGACTACACTGCCAAAAACCTATCCTGTAGGCTCTGGGAAGAGGAACAGAGCAGCAGAAATAGGAACA
This window encodes:
- the ACSL5 gene encoding long-chain-fatty-acid--CoA ligase 5; translation: MIWILQVLFSPLPTPALISLIVFGAGIFLWVISRPKPVLPPVDLNKQSIGIEGGARRGALLTDNNLLSYYFEDGKTLYEVFQRGLHASGNGNCLGYRKPNQPYQWLTYKQVLDRAQYLGSGLLQKGCKQSSNQFIGIFAQNRPEWIISEYACYTYSMVAVPLYDTLGPEAIIYIVNKADISIVICDKPEKAQILLENCEKEKTPCLKTIILMDLFDKELKDRGAKVGVEILALQEVEELGRNNIREPVPPKPEDLCVVCFTSGTTGNPKGAMLTHQNVVANAAAFLRSTENTVECTSSDITMSYLPLAHMFERVVQTVVYSCGAKVGFFQGDIKLLTDDMKTLKPTLFPVVPRLLNRIYDKIQSGAKSPVKRCLLNFAVIMKMAEIKQGIIRNDSIWDQLIFKKVQETMGGRVRIMVTGAAPISPSVLTFLRAALGCQIFEAYGQTECSAGCTFSMPGDWTTGHVGAPLACNIIKLDDVEEMNYFSSNNEGEVCIKGPNVFKGYLKDPEKTAEAIDKDGWLHTGDIGKWLPNGTLKIIDRKKNIFKLAQGEYIAPEKIENVYIRSAPVAQVFVHGESLRSFLIGIVVPDPETLPEFAAKLGVKGSYEDICKNPAVKKAILEDMVRLGKEAGLKSFEQVKDLYIHTEMFSVENGLLTPTLKAKRAELVKLFQKQIEALYSSVQE